The Polluticoccus soli sequence AAAGACGGCAGTTTTGGTTTCGACTTCGGAGGGACTTATGATGAAGTGATCGACAACAAGCGCATCGCGTACACCATGGGTGACGGCCGTAAAGTGGTTGTTGATTTTACCGACAACGGAAACGAAACAATTGTTTCAGAGACCTTCGATGCAGAAACGCAGAATCCTGTTGACATGCAGCGCGCAGGCTGGCAGGCTATCCTGGATAATTTTAAGAAGCATACAGAGTTGAACTAAGTTAATACACTTAAAAAAGGGACCGGCTAATAGCCGGCCCCTTTTTTTATTCAAAACGCCCCTCCTCAGATGAGGAGGGAACACCGGCAGAGGGCGAACAGCCCGTTGCCGGTCGGGGTGGTTGAAAAGCTGAGTGGCTATTCATTAGCTGAAGGAACGCTCTTCAGCCGTCCAATCACCCCGGTTTGCAACGAACCCTTCAGGCTCTCTGCAAACTCCTCTCCTTAGCTAAGGAGAGGAGTTCTGATTTTTTATTACAATTTCTCCACCTTCACTACACTCCTGCTGCCATCACTGCCCGTTAGATAAAGCGCATAGTTGCCCGGTGGCAGCTGCGATATGCTGATCACTTCTGTATTGTTGTTCAGAACACCATGATACACCTGTTGCCCTAACAGATTCAATACGGTTACTTGCATCCCGGCTTTCGCACCCTCTACCGTAAGCAGATCAGTCGCAGGGTTAGGGTATATTTTCACTCCGCCCACAACGGTGGTATTTACCGACGCAGGCC is a genomic window containing:
- a CDS encoding SRPBCC family protein, with product MNNTTTSVTVETTVKAPVEKVWQYWTAPEHIMQWNSASPDWHTPSATNDLRTGGSFTSRMEAKDGSFGFDFGGTYDEVIDNKRIAYTMGDGRKVVVDFTDNGNETIVSETFDAETQNPVDMQRAGWQAILDNFKKHTELN